The DNA segment GGCAGCCCGGAGGCGACGAAGGCCGCCTTCTGTTCCTGCCGGGACATGACCACGCTCGCCCGGCCGCCGTTGCTCAGCTCGCCGGTACGGACGGTGGCGTCCGGGGCGGTGACCACGTCGGCGAGCGAGGCGGTGCGCCGCTCCTGCTGCTGCGCCGTACGCCGGGCGTCCCGCGCCTCCTCGTGCTGCCACCAGGCGACCGAGCCGCCCGCGACGGCGGCCGCGAGACAGGCGGCGAGCGCCCAGGGCAGCAGCCGCTGGGCCCGGCCCGGCCGGCCGGGCGGTGTCTCCTGCCGGATGTCCCGGATGCCGGCCAGCACGCGGGCGCGCGCCGCGTCATCCGGGGGCAGCGAGCCGGCCTCGGCGAGCCCGACGACTGCCTCCATGAGCTGGGCGGCCTCTTCCCGGCAGGCCGCGCAGGCCGCGAGGTGGTTCTCGAATGCGGCGCGTTCGTCCGGGGGCAGGGCGTCGAGCACGTACGCGCCGACCGCCTCGTGATCGTTGGGAGCCGTGTTCATCCGCCGGCCTCCAGACACTCCCGCAGCCGGTGCAGTCCGGTGCGCATCCGCGTCTTCACCGTGCCGGGCGGCTTGCTCAGGGCGTGGGCGACCTCGTCGTACGTCAGGCCCTCGTAGTACGCCAGCACCAGCGGCACCCGCAGGTCGCGGCCGAGCGCGGCCAGGCAGCGGTAGAGCCTGCGCCGCTCGTCGCGGTCCTGCACCAGCTCGGCCACCATGTCGAACGGGCGCTCGCTGCTGCCCTCGGCCACCCGGCGGTCCCGGTCGGACGCCGCCTGCGCCGAGCGGACCCGGTCGACCGCGCGGTGGTGCGCCAGGGCGAACACCCAGGCCTTGGCCGAGGCGCGCTCGGGACGGAAACGGGCCGCCGTACGCCACACCTCCAGCATCACCTCCTGCGCGACCTCCTCCGCCTGCGAGGCGTCGCGCACCACGCGCAGGGCCAGGCCGCGCACGGAGCCGGACAGGCTGTCGTACAGCAGGGTGAACGCCTCCTCGCTGCCGCGCGCGGTCGCCGTCAGCCAGCCGTCGAGCCGGCGGTCGTCGGCGGACCTGTCCCTGGGCATCCGCGTGATTCCTCCCGTCGCCCTCGTGGTCCTTCCTG comes from the Streptomyces seoulensis genome and includes:
- a CDS encoding anti-sigma factor, translated to MNTAPNDHEAVGAYVLDALPPDERAAFENHLAACAACREEAAQLMEAVVGLAEAGSLPPDDAARARVLAGIRDIRQETPPGRPGRAQRLLPWALAACLAAAVAGGSVAWWQHEEARDARRTAQQQERRTASLADVVTAPDATVRTGELSNGGRASVVMSRQEQKAAFVASGLPALGEGKVYQLWYADNGTTFRSGGLLSGEGGRQGRVLLGSLGRATAVGITVEPAGGSKQPTAVPLAVVQF
- a CDS encoding sigma-70 family RNA polymerase sigma factor, giving the protein MPRDRSADDRRLDGWLTATARGSEEAFTLLYDSLSGSVRGLALRVVRDASQAEEVAQEVMLEVWRTAARFRPERASAKAWVFALAHHRAVDRVRSAQAASDRDRRVAEGSSERPFDMVAELVQDRDERRRLYRCLAALGRDLRVPLVLAYYEGLTYDEVAHALSKPPGTVKTRMRTGLHRLRECLEAGG